The genomic interval TCTTGGCGTAATCGACGGCGCGCGCGTAGCCGTCGATGAGCGCGGCGCGCGCGGGGGTGACGACGTGTTCGCGCATCCCGCGGCCGACGAGCACGGGGTCGTCCTGCTGGAAGCCCGCGGTGAGCGTCGCGGCGCTCCCCACCGTATCGACGAGGTCTTCGATGGCGACGGAGTCGGGGACGACGCGGCGGGCGTCCCGGGTGGACACGACGATTTCGGGGAGGCAGGCGACGAGCGACACGTCCGTGGGGATGGACGTGACGCCGTCGTCGCGGACGATGGTGAACCCGCCGAGGATGGCGGGCGCGACGTTGTCCGCGTGCGCTTCTCCCGACACCGCGGCTTCGCCTTTCGCGGCGACGCGGACGAGTTCTTCCTTCGTGAGTCCGCAGTCGTGGAGTTCGTTCAGCGCGACGGCGGCGGCGGCGGCGCTCGCGGCGGACGACCCGAGCCCCGACGACGGCCGGACGCCCTTCTCGATGGTGATGTGGGCGGGGGCGTCGAGTTCGCGCGCGACCACGCCCGCCGTGTTCTTCGCGGGGTCGGTCGGAATGTACTCGCTCCCGTACCCCTCGATTTCGAGGGTCGTCGTCTCCGCGCGCTCGACGGTGACGTAGTCCGCGGGTCGGTCGAGCGCCACCCCGAACACGTCGAAGCCGCTCCCCAGATTCGCGCTCGTCGCGGGCGCCCGTACCGTAATCATGGCACGGAGTAGCGAGGGCGGGGGGAAAAGACTAGCGGGTATCGCGGCTCCGTCCGGCGTAACCGTAACCGTAAACCGCGGCGCTCGCGGAGCATGGGACATGATTGGCATCGTCGGCGGTGGTATCGCGGGGCTCGCGGCCGCCCGACGGCTCCAGGCGCACGGCGAGGACGTGCGCGTGTTCGAAGCCTCTGACGCGCTCGGCGGGCTCGCGGCGACCTACGACACCGCCGGCGACCCCATCGAGA from Salarchaeum japonicum carries:
- a CDS encoding homoserine kinase produces the protein MITVRAPATSANLGSGFDVFGVALDRPADYVTVERAETTTLEIEGYGSEYIPTDPAKNTAGVVARELDAPAHITIEKGVRPSSGLGSSAASAAAAAVALNELHDCGLTKEELVRVAAKGEAAVSGEAHADNVAPAILGGFTIVRDDGVTSIPTDVSLVACLPEIVVSTRDARRVVPDSVAIEDLVDTVGSAATLTAGFQQDDPVLVGRGMREHVVTPARAALIDGYARAVDYAKKAGATGATISGSGPSVLAVCYPGRQREVASALIDGFNEEGVDARAYQSGVGTGAEIL